In Mustela lutreola isolate mMusLut2 chromosome 1, mMusLut2.pri, whole genome shotgun sequence, one genomic interval encodes:
- the MRGPRG gene encoding mas-related G-protein coupled receptor member G encodes MFGLWRTINNVLFYLTLAVGLAGLLGNGLVLWHLGLHIKKGPLSLYLLHLAAADFLFLGCQVGLSAAQAALGTQDSLYFVVPFLGFSAGLWLLAAFSAERCLSHLFPACYRGRRPRHTSAVVCGLIWALTPPAVLLPAHACGLLGGRTRPGTCLRYHAASVTWLLSLVCGACGAGLVLFVWGGCCSQRPRPQFFGVTLGSVLLLLLCGLPLVFCWSLRPLLGFLLPLFLPLATLLACVHGSARPLLHFMAGRQPGPRQPLQAVLQRALGEQAPLEAGGLSLPMGLL; translated from the coding sequence ATGTTCGGGCTCTGGAGAACCATCAACAATGTGCTCTTCTACCTCACCCTGGCCGTGGGCCTCGCAGGCCTGCTGGGCAACGGGCTGGTCCTCTGGCACCTGGGCCTGCACATCAAGAAGGGCCCCTTGTCCCTGTACCTGCTCCACCTGGCGGCCGCTGACTTCCTGTTCCTCGGCTGCCAGGTGGGCCTCTCCGCGGCCCAGGCCGCCCTGGGCACCCAGGACAGCCTCTACTTTGTGGTCCCCTTCCTGGGCTTCTCCGCGGGCCTCTGGCTGCTGGCAGCCTTCAGCGCTGAGCGCTGCCTCTCCCACCTCTTCCCGGCCTGCTACCGGGGCCGCCGGCCCAGGCACACCTCCGCCGTGGTCTGCGGCCTCATCTGGGCCCTGACGCCGCCCGCCGTGCTGCTGCCAGCCCACGCCTGCGGCCTGCTGGGGGGCCGCACGCGCCCGGGAACCTGCCTGCGGTACCACGCGGCCAGCGTCACGTGGCTGCTGTCCCTGGTGTGCGGGGCCTGCGGGGCCGGCCTGGTGCTCTTCGTCTGGGGGGGCTGCTGCTCCCAGCGCCCGCGGCCCCAGTTCTTCGGGGTCACGCTGGGCTCcgtgctcctgctcctgctctgcgGCCTGCCCCTGGTCTTCTGCTGGAGCCTGAGGCCGCTGCTCGGCTTCCTGCTGCCACTCTTCCTCCCGCTGGCCACGCTGCTGGCCTGCGTCCACGGCAGCGCCAGGCCACTCCTCCACTTCATGGCCGGCCGCCAGCCAGGCCCCCGGCAGCCCCTGCAGGCCGTGCTCCAGCGAGCCCTGGGGGAGCAGGCCCCGCTGGAGGCCGGGGGGCTGTCCCTGCCCATGGGCCTCCTGTAG